TTTGGGCAAAAAATAAAAAATTTGCGCCTTGAAAAAGGTTTAACTCAAGAACAGTTAAGCCTTGAAATTGGTGCTGCCAATTCTTATATCGGAATAATCGAAAATGCCCAAAGAGATATTCCCTTGTCTAAAATTCAAAAAATAGCCAAAGTCCTAGTGCATTGTTAATTTAATTTATTAGGATAAAGTTTTTTTAACTTAATTCT
This genomic interval from bacterium contains the following:
- a CDS encoding helix-turn-helix transcriptional regulator, with the translated sequence MVKNFDKRFHKKFGQKIKNLRLEKGLTQEQLSLEIGAANSYIGIIENAQRDIPLSKIQKIAKVLVHC